Proteins encoded in a region of the Onthophagus taurus isolate NC chromosome 10, IU_Otau_3.0, whole genome shotgun sequence genome:
- the LOC139431513 gene encoding uncharacterized protein, translating to MSEIETLIKKRDDKGSLDQTWVFELEQRYDRALNLISDFEIIQENIDLVSADGEVQALERENFETAFYASTAEAKRILTNSKNSRNSSLTVSPAPEQCVKLPVIDLPKFNGNSESWLEFHDIFESLIHNNHAVNDVQKFHYLLSTLTGEARQVIASLEITNTNYDVAWDLVCSRYNNPRILVQNHIKALFKIERITSVNSNVIRTLIDNIRKHLRALNTLKEPTDKWDTLIVYLVSTKLDFESNREWEHQKIQIDKPTLDDLLDCLKGRADLLESLEDKGASKSLVKHQSATKARSFVVSRQIDAIKCVLCKAEHNLQHCPEFLQLNIQKRIEQVKKLKLCMNCLRLGHFINQCRSGLCKQCKSKHHTLLHITYNRSDSQQSPTTQLQTLTSSSLTTVQTLLSTVTLHAFDRRNKKHTFRALLDPGSQSSFITTDLRERLHLPETKTNISVTGITQSKSTISTSCLLKIHSHCTNFSLQVTCLVLPVITSNLPQFAIDVNSLKIPAHLRLADPEFYNPNSIDMLLGADYFWELLCIGQIKLDDGPVIQNTRFGWIVSGPVQTSAVPSIQCNLVQSAQSSKLHEQLTRFWEVESVNVPISLSKSDAFCEKHFQETTSRTDDGRFIVTIPIDGELHQLGESYHNAKHAY from the exons ATGTCGGAAAtagaaactttaataaaaaaacgtg ATGATAAGGGTAGTCTCGATCAGACGTGGGTTTTTGAGTTGGAACAACGGTACGATCGTgcacttaatttaattagtgaTTTCGAAATCATTCAGGAGAACATTGATTTAGTAAGCGCCGACGGGGAGGTGCAAGCGTTAGAACGAGAAAATTTTGAGACGGCTTTTTACGCAAGCACCGCGGAAGCCAAACGTATATTAACAAATAGCAAAAATTCTCGCAATTCTTCTCTCACTGTCAGTCCTGCTCCGGAGCAATGCGTAAAGTTACCGGTAATTGATTTACCTAAATTTAATGGAAATAGCGAATCATGGCTGGaatttcacgatattttcgAGTCATTGATTCATAATAATCATGCCGTGAATGACGTTCAAAAATTCCATTATTTGTTATCAACTTTAACGGGTGAAGCTCGACAAGTAATTGCGAGTTTAGAAATTACCAATACAAACTATGATGTTGCGTGGGATTTAGTTTGCAGTCGATATAACAACCCTCGAATACTAGTGCAAAATCACATTAAGgcactttttaaaattgaaagaattaCTTCCGTTAACTCGAATGTAATACGCactttaattgataacatTCGCAAACATTTACGTGCATTAAACACATTAAAGGAACCCACCGATAAATGGGACACATTAATTGTATATTTAGTTTCCACTAAATTGGATTTCGAATCAAACCGTGAATGGGAACATCAAAAAATACAGATTGATAAACCCACATTAGACGATTTATTGGATTGCTTAAAAGGTAGAGCTGATTTATTAGAATCACTTGAAGATAAAGGGGCGTCTAAATCATTAGTTAAACATCAGTCAGCTACTAAAGCTAGATCATTTGTAGTTTCAAGGCAGATAGATGCAATAAAATGTGTTTTGTGCAAGGCCGAACATAATCTTCAACATTGCCCTGAATTTCTTCAACTTAACATACAAAAACGTATAGAGcaagtaaaaaaattgaaactttgtATGAATTGTCTTCGATTGGGTCACTTTATTAATCAATGTAGGTCGGGTCTATGTAAACAATGTAAATCTAAACACCACACCCTTCTGCATATCACATATAATCGTTCAGATTCGCAACAATCACCAACAACACAATTACAAACTCTCACATCTAGTTCATTAACAACTGTACAAACATTATTATCAACTGTCACTTTACATGCATTTGATCGGCGAAATAAAAAACACACATTCCGTGCACTACTAGATCCAGGTAGTCAAAGTAGCTTCATAACGACAGATCTTCGCGAAAGGTTGCATCTCcctgaaacaaaaacaaatatcagCGTTACGGGAATAACTCAATCTAAATCTACAATTTCTACTTCATGTTTGCTAAAAATACATTCGCATTGTACTAATTTTTCACTTCAAGTTACGTGTCTTGTCCTTCCAGTAATTACTAGTAATTTGCCTCAGTTCGCTATCGATGTTAATTCGTTAAAGATTCCTGCTCACCTACGCTTAGCTGATCCTGAGTTTTATAACCCAAATAGTATTGATATGTTGCTAGGCGCAGATTACTTTTGGGAATTGTTGTGCATAGGTCAAATCAAATTAGATGATGGACCGGTTATACAAAATACAAGGTTCGGGTGGATTGTTTCGGGCCCGGTTCAAACAAGCGCTGTGCCTTCTATCCAGTGCAATTTAGTTCAAAGCGCACAGTCATCAAAACTTCACGAACAACTCACGCGTTTTTGGGAAGTTGAGTCGGTGAACGTACCCATTTCGCTATCGAAATCTGACGCGTTCTGTGAgaaacattttcaagaaaCGACCTCGCGAACGGATGACGGCCGATTCATAGTTACAATTCCAATCGATGGAGAACTTCATCAATTGGGCGAGTCGTACCACAATGCCAAACACGCTTACTAA